The window GCGCTACCAGGCTGCGCTACTCCCCGGCGCGCAAAGGTTAGTCTAGTGCGCCACCTCTTTCCCGTCAAGTAGACTTGAGGGCATGGAGATCAAGGACCTGAAGAGTCTGGTTCAGTACAACCCGGAAAAGATGGCGAAAATCCCCGTCTTTTCCTCGGATAAGATGTTTTTTGACCTCTACGCCCTTCTTCCAGGCCAGGCCCAGAAGGTGCACGCCCACGAGGGTTCCGATAAGGTGTACTACGTTCTGGAGGGCGAGGTGGTGGTGCGCATCGGGGATGAGGAGGCCCTTTTGGTCCCGGGGATGGCGGCTTTGGCCCGCTCGGGGGAGGCCCACGGAGTGCGGAACGAGTCGGCCAACCCCGCCCTCCTCCTGGTGGTGATGGCCCCAAGGCCTTAGCCTTTCACAGGGCTTTCAAGGCCTTGGAGTAGCCTTACCCCGATGGTAAAAGCCCTGCCCGCCGACCTGGGGTTTTTGGCGGAGGTCCTCCGCCGCTACCCGGTGCGGGTCCTTTTCCGGGGGGAGGTCCTCCCCGAAGGCCCCTTGAGGGGGGAGAAGCTTTGGGAGGAGGGCGAGATCGCCCTTTACTGGGAGGGGCCACCCCCCTCCCAAGAGGTAAGGGAGGCGCTTCGGCTTCTCCTTAAGGTCTTCCAGGAGGTTTTGGAGCTTAGGGAGAGGGAACTGGCCCTCCTGAAAAGCCAGGAGGAAACCTCGAGGCTCCTTGGCCTTCTCCTCCACGAGATCAAAAACCCTCTTATGAGCGTCCTCGGGGCCCTCGAGCTCACCCTGGAGGTGGAGGGCCTGCCGGAGGAGGCCAAGGAGCTTCTTTCCATTGCCGAGAAGAGCGCCCGGCGCATCCAGGACCTCCTCGACAAGGCCCGGGAGTACCTGCGCCTGGGCCAGGGGGTTCGGCTGAGAAGCGAGCGGGTGGACCTGAAGGCCCTCCTTCTGCAGGTGGCGGAGGAGATGCGCCCCCTGGCTCGAAGAAAGCGCATCGCCCTGCGCCTGATCCTGCCCAAGCGGGAGGCTTGGGTCTACGGGGACCGGGAGTGGCTGTATCAGGCGGTGCTCAACGTGGTCAACAACGCCGTCAAGTACACCCCGGAAGGGGGGCGGGTGGCGTTGCGCCTTCTGGTGGGCCCGGAGCAGTACGGCATTGCGGTTTCCGACACGGGCCCCGGCATCCCCAAGGAGGAGCAGGAAAGGGTCTTTGAACCCTTCTACCGGGCCTCCACCCGGGGGGAGGTGGAGGGGACGGGGCTTGGGCTTGCCCTGGTGAAGCGGGTCCTCGAGGCCCACGGGGGGGAGGTGCGCCTGAGAAGTCGGCTCGGCCAGGGAAGCACCTTCCTTCTCCTCTTGCCCAGGCCCCGCCCGGGCCAAAGGGCCCCGGTGGGAAGGCTGCTTCTCCTCATGGTGGCCCTGATCGCCTTGGCCCGCCTGCCCATCTTCCCTGCTCCCTTGGGTTCCAAGGCCTTCGGGGGAGTGCCGGCGGGGGAGGTGGTGCGGCTTCCCGGGCTGGAGCTGGCCTTTAGCCCTGAGGCTAAGGGGGAAGCCCGGCGCTGGCGGAGCCTTTGGGGTGGGGGGAATAGGGTGCAGGTGAGCCTGGAAGGAGGAGGGGTGGAGGTCGTGCGGGAAAAACCCCTGCCCCTGGCCCTTTCCACCCCGGAAGGCCAGGTGCGGCCCACCGGGACCCACCTCCGCCTTTCCCGGGAAGGCGGGGCCCGGCTTTCCCTGTATCGGGGGAAGGCGGCCTTGGGGCAGGAGACCCTTCCTGCCGGGGAAGGGGCGGTCTTGGGCAAGGGGGTGAGGCGGAAGCTTCTTTCTGCCCCCTTGGTGCGCCCCGTGCCGGGTCCTGAGGGGGAGGTGGTCTTCCGCCTCCTGGGCCCTGGGGGGACCCGGGCCTTCCGGGTGGAGGTGCGGAGCGGGGAGGCGGTGGTCCTTTCCGCCAAGGTGGAGGGCAACCTGTTCCGCTACC of the Thermus antranikianii DSM 12462 genome contains:
- a CDS encoding cupin domain-containing protein gives rise to the protein MEIKDLKSLVQYNPEKMAKIPVFSSDKMFFDLYALLPGQAQKVHAHEGSDKVYYVLEGEVVVRIGDEEALLVPGMAALARSGEAHGVRNESANPALLLVVMAPRP
- a CDS encoding ATP-binding protein, whose translation is MVKALPADLGFLAEVLRRYPVRVLFRGEVLPEGPLRGEKLWEEGEIALYWEGPPPSQEVREALRLLLKVFQEVLELRERELALLKSQEETSRLLGLLLHEIKNPLMSVLGALELTLEVEGLPEEAKELLSIAEKSARRIQDLLDKAREYLRLGQGVRLRSERVDLKALLLQVAEEMRPLARRKRIALRLILPKREAWVYGDREWLYQAVLNVVNNAVKYTPEGGRVALRLLVGPEQYGIAVSDTGPGIPKEEQERVFEPFYRASTRGEVEGTGLGLALVKRVLEAHGGEVRLRSRLGQGSTFLLLLPRPRPGQRAPVGRLLLLMVALIALARLPIFPAPLGSKAFGGVPAGEVVRLPGLELAFSPEAKGEARRWRSLWGGGNRVQVSLEGGGVEVVREKPLPLALSTPEGQVRPTGTHLRLSREGGARLSLYRGKAALGQETLPAGEGAVLGKGVRRKLLSAPLVRPVPGPEGEVVFRLLGPGGTRAFRVEVRSGEAVVLSAKVEGNLFRYLPQADRLSQVRAMALDEVGLEGYPSDPVPFRERKSFYEGRKRLPQDPAGAEAFLRRAVSAFPDDAEALGELAFALYLQGRHGEAKPLYEKALALLDSPDIRVRYARLLYHMKHYGEAEASYRLVLAGDPGNLDARWGLAEVVLVLGRVKEAELLARQVLAVEPSYPLARFTLAKALLEQGRREEARVLLREELRLRPHPEVAELLNRVLGTP